A genomic window from Ruminiclostridium cellulolyticum H10 includes:
- a CDS encoding protein arginine kinase, producing the protein MSKKPSEKGPEFDIAVSSRVRLARNFADIPFSARINPKQQAELIKRMQEIMEEFTTYGKLMFADMNTLHPVDRLSLMERHLISPELADSKGSSGAFINENENVSIMVNEEDHLRVQSIFPGIQLEKGYKVCDEIDSLIAEKADYAFDDKYGYLTSCPTNLGTGMRASVMLHLPALVMTGYMKSILESCNKVGVAVRGIYGENSEAVGDMFQVSNQITLGRKEEETISSIDGICKQIIDREKALRLQLYKKNLYKFEDKIFRSYGILKNARVLSSQECFKLLSDVRLGVSMGIIKDIDIVTLNETIVLSQPATLQKISGNQLEQDQRDIKRAELIRMKITK; encoded by the coding sequence ATGAGTAAAAAACCTTCCGAAAAGGGCCCAGAGTTTGACATAGCAGTTTCCAGTAGAGTAAGATTGGCGAGAAATTTTGCTGATATTCCATTTTCAGCAAGAATCAATCCAAAGCAGCAGGCCGAATTAATTAAAAGGATGCAGGAAATAATGGAAGAGTTTACTACTTATGGTAAACTTATGTTTGCAGATATGAATACTTTACACCCCGTAGATAGGCTTTCTCTGATGGAAAGGCATCTTATCAGTCCCGAACTGGCTGACAGCAAGGGTAGCAGCGGTGCATTCATAAATGAGAATGAAAACGTAAGCATAATGGTAAACGAAGAGGATCACTTACGCGTACAATCTATTTTTCCTGGAATACAGCTGGAGAAGGGATACAAGGTTTGTGATGAAATTGACTCACTTATAGCTGAAAAAGCAGACTATGCCTTCGACGACAAGTATGGATATCTTACAAGCTGTCCAACCAACTTAGGTACCGGCATGAGGGCTTCGGTAATGCTGCATCTACCTGCATTAGTTATGACAGGATATATGAAATCTATACTGGAAAGCTGTAATAAGGTAGGTGTTGCAGTCCGGGGAATATATGGTGAGAATAGTGAAGCGGTAGGAGATATGTTTCAGGTATCAAACCAGATTACCCTTGGGAGGAAGGAAGAGGAAACAATCTCTAGTATAGATGGTATCTGTAAGCAAATTATTGACAGGGAAAAGGCATTGAGACTGCAACTCTATAAGAAAAATCTATACAAGTTTGAAGATAAAATATTCAGATCCTATGGGATATTAAAAAATGCAAGAGTCCTTTCATCCCAAGAATGTTTCAAACTTCTTTCAGATGTAAGACTTGGGGTAAGTATGGGCATAATTAAGGATATAGATATAGTTACATTGAATGAAACTATTGTGTTGTCGCAGCCGGCAACACTTCAAAAAATATCAGGAAATCAGCTTGAGCAGGATCAAAGAGATATAAAGAGGGCTGAATTAATTAGAATGAAAATTACAAAATAA
- a CDS encoding UvrB/UvrC motif-containing protein, with the protein MLCQNCQQRIASVHLTQIKNNTKLDIYLCEECAQEMSQQDFISPFGFNDLISGLFGAQLKHEPYVKLKCKNCGMEYNEFLKTSRLGCSQCYKVFADKLDPIVKRLHGNGEHHGKVPSRVSSNVSITNEMDKLKQLLNEAIKNEKYEEAAKIRDRIKSLEVEE; encoded by the coding sequence ATGCTTTGCCAGAATTGTCAGCAGAGAATTGCGAGTGTACATTTAACTCAGATTAAAAATAACACAAAGTTGGATATCTACCTTTGTGAAGAATGTGCACAGGAAATGAGCCAACAGGATTTTATTTCACCTTTCGGCTTTAATGACTTGATTAGCGGGTTGTTTGGGGCACAACTCAAACACGAGCCTTATGTAAAGCTTAAATGCAAAAACTGCGGGATGGAGTACAATGAATTTCTGAAAACGTCAAGATTGGGATGTTCCCAGTGCTACAAGGTGTTTGCAGATAAGCTGGATCCTATAGTAAAAAGACTTCACGGAAACGGGGAACATCATGGGAAAGTACCTTCAAGGGTCAGCAGCAATGTAAGTATTACGAATGAAATGGATAAGCTAAAGCAGCTCTTAAATGAAGCCATAAAGAACGAAAAGTATGAAGAAGCGGCGAAAATCCGAGACCGGATAAAAAGTCTGGAGGTGGAAGAATGA
- the tuf gene encoding elongation factor Tu: MAKAKFERNKPHVNIGTIGHVDHGKTSLTAAITKVLGFLGSAEYKAYDQIDAAPEERERGITINTSHVEYQTETRHYAHVDCPGHADYVKNMITGAAQMDGAILVVSAADGPMPQTREHILLSHQVGVPYIIVFLNKCDMVDDDELIELVEMEVRELLSSYEFPGDDTPIIRGSALVALESTSTDINSPEYAPIVALMKEVDNYIPTPERATDKAFIMPVEDVFSITGRGTVATGRVEKGIVKVGDEVEIVGLMEAPKKTVVTGVEMFRKLLDQAEAGDNIGALLRGVQRTDIERGQVLAKPGSIKPHTYFEGQVYVLTSAEGGRHKPFFNGYRPQFYFRTTDVTGVIEIPEGTEMVMPGDHITMKIKLITPIAMEEGLKFAIREGGRTVGAGNVSKIIE, encoded by the coding sequence ATGGCTAAGGCTAAATTCGAAAGAAACAAACCCCACGTTAATATCGGAACAATTGGTCACGTTGACCATGGTAAGACTTCTTTAACAGCTGCTATCACTAAGGTTCTTGGGTTCCTTGGAAGTGCTGAATACAAAGCATACGACCAAATCGATGCTGCTCCGGAAGAAAGAGAAAGAGGTATCACAATCAATACTTCTCACGTTGAGTACCAAACTGAAACAAGACACTACGCTCACGTTGACTGCCCAGGCCATGCCGACTACGTTAAGAACATGATAACTGGTGCTGCTCAGATGGACGGTGCTATCCTCGTTGTTTCTGCTGCTGACGGCCCAATGCCTCAGACAAGAGAACACATTCTTCTTTCACACCAGGTTGGTGTACCTTACATCATCGTATTCTTGAACAAGTGCGATATGGTTGATGATGATGAACTTATCGAATTGGTTGAAATGGAAGTTAGAGAATTGTTGAGCTCATATGAATTCCCAGGCGATGATACTCCTATCATCAGAGGTTCAGCTCTTGTTGCTCTCGAAAGCACTTCAACTGATATAAATTCTCCTGAATATGCTCCAATTGTTGCTCTTATGAAAGAAGTTGATAACTACATCCCAACTCCTGAAAGAGCTACTGACAAGGCATTTATCATGCCTGTAGAGGATGTTTTCTCAATCACTGGTCGTGGTACTGTTGCTACTGGTAGAGTTGAGAAGGGTATTGTTAAGGTTGGAGACGAAGTTGAAATCGTTGGTTTGATGGAAGCTCCAAAGAAGACCGTTGTTACTGGTGTTGAAATGTTCAGAAAGCTTCTTGATCAAGCGGAAGCTGGTGATAACATAGGTGCACTTTTAAGAGGTGTCCAGAGAACTGACATAGAAAGAGGACAGGTTCTTGCTAAGCCAGGTTCAATCAAACCTCACACTTACTTCGAAGGTCAGGTTTACGTTTTGACTTCTGCGGAAGGTGGAAGACATAAGCCATTCTTCAATGGTTACAGACCACAGTTCTATTTCAGAACAACTGACGTTACAGGTGTTATCGAAATTCCTGAAGGAACTGAAATGGTTATGCCTGGTGACCACATCACTATGAAGATCAAGCTGATCACTCCTATCGCTATGGAAGAAGGACTCAAGTTCGCTATCCGTGAAGGTGGAAGAACAGTTGGTGCTGGTAACGTTTCAAAGATTATTGAATAA
- a CDS encoding MBL fold metallo-hydrolase — translation MIEIKKNIYWCGIRDWGLSVFHGHELSTHRGTSYNSYIIRDKKTVLIDTVWDPYKEQFVEDLDKSIGLSNIDAIVINHMEPDHGGSLGLLMSKIPNTPIYCTKNGSEIIKKYFEKDWNFNIVKTGDVLDLGEHKLHFVDMQMIHWPDSMLVYVEGAKLVISNDAFGQHYCGTALFNDQVDTCELYQEAIKYYANILTPFRPLIKKKIEQIMAMNLDIDMIAPSHGVIWRDNPSQIIKKYVEWADPNFNEGYAAIIYDTMYHTTRAMAEAIGRGFEEEGVSYRIINAATRDKSDLNVEIFKANAVLIGSCTVNNTVTRPIAALLEEIKSLKIKSKLAAGFGAYGWSGEAHKKISKELGDAGLTIGAEPLGFRYKMLEQEVEQCVEMGRNIARQLKAK, via the coding sequence ATGATAGAAATAAAGAAGAATATATACTGGTGCGGAATTAGAGACTGGGGACTGAGTGTTTTTCATGGACATGAACTATCAACTCACAGAGGAACTTCATACAATTCATATATTATTAGAGATAAAAAGACTGTACTTATTGATACTGTCTGGGACCCATACAAGGAGCAATTTGTAGAGGATCTTGATAAGAGTATAGGACTTTCAAATATAGATGCTATTGTTATTAATCATATGGAACCTGACCATGGAGGTAGCCTGGGACTTTTGATGAGCAAAATACCAAATACTCCCATATACTGTACAAAAAATGGTTCTGAAATTATCAAAAAGTATTTTGAGAAGGATTGGAATTTTAACATAGTTAAAACAGGCGATGTTCTTGATTTAGGAGAGCATAAGCTCCATTTTGTTGATATGCAGATGATTCATTGGCCTGACAGTATGCTTGTGTACGTTGAAGGTGCTAAATTGGTTATTTCAAATGATGCTTTTGGACAGCATTACTGTGGAACGGCTCTTTTTAATGATCAGGTTGATACATGTGAACTTTATCAGGAAGCAATAAAATATTATGCAAATATTCTTACACCCTTCAGACCTCTTATAAAGAAGAAGATAGAACAGATTATGGCAATGAATCTAGATATTGACATGATTGCACCAAGCCATGGTGTTATCTGGAGAGATAATCCATCCCAAATTATCAAGAAATATGTCGAGTGGGCAGACCCCAACTTTAATGAGGGATACGCAGCGATTATCTACGATACAATGTACCATACTACCAGAGCTATGGCCGAAGCAATAGGAAGAGGCTTTGAAGAAGAAGGTGTAAGCTATAGGATAATCAACGCTGCCACCCGAGACAAGAGCGACCTGAATGTGGAGATTTTCAAGGCAAATGCTGTTCTCATAGGAAGCTGTACGGTAAATAATACAGTTACAAGACCAATAGCAGCCTTATTGGAGGAAATTAAGTCGCTTAAAATAAAGAGTAAGCTTGCTGCTGGATTCGGAGCATATGGATGGAGCGGGGAGGCTCACAAGAAGATTAGTAAGGAGTTAGGGGATGCCGGATTGACTATTGGTGCTGAACCACTGGGCTTCAGATACAAAATGTTAGAGCAGGAAGTTGAGCAGTGTGTCGAAATGGGACGTAACATTGCCAGACAACTTAAAGCAAAATAA
- a CDS encoding D-lyxose/D-mannose family sugar isomerase: MINKEEHLRALEDTLAYFNKASIVLTEYEKKQIEIADFGLNDLRHTGLQLITFVNTDRVCAKEMVLFPRQTCPEHKHPNRNGIPGKEETFRCRSGRVYLYVEGEKSQEIHCKVPPGSEKYYTVWHEIILNPGEQYTLYPDTLHWFQAGEEGAVISEFSTNSDDLSDIFTDDRIKRIPEIDR; the protein is encoded by the coding sequence ATGATAAATAAGGAAGAACATTTGAGGGCTTTAGAGGATACACTAGCCTATTTTAACAAAGCATCTATAGTTTTGACTGAATATGAAAAGAAACAAATAGAAATAGCTGATTTTGGTCTTAATGACTTGAGGCATACAGGCCTTCAACTAATAACCTTTGTTAATACCGATAGAGTGTGTGCCAAGGAAATGGTTCTTTTCCCACGCCAGACATGTCCTGAGCACAAGCACCCCAACAGGAATGGTATCCCCGGAAAAGAGGAAACTTTCAGATGCAGAAGCGGGAGGGTTTACCTTTATGTAGAAGGTGAAAAGTCTCAAGAAATTCATTGTAAAGTGCCGCCAGGCAGTGAAAAGTACTATACGGTTTGGCATGAAATAATCCTGAATCCGGGAGAACAATACACACTATATCCTGACACTCTTCACTGGTTCCAGGCTGGAGAAGAAGGAGCAGTCATATCTGAGTTTTCAACTAATTCAGATGACCTCTCCGATATTTTTACAGATGATAGGATAAAAAGAATACCTGAAATAGATAGATAG
- a CDS encoding iron-sulfur cluster assembly scaffold protein yields MNYSHEVENMCVVKKGPNHGPAPIPEEGRWVKAKEVKDISGLSHGIGWCAPQQGTCKLTLNVKEGIIEESLVETIGCSGMTHSAAMAAEILQGKTILEALNTDLVCDAINVAMREIFKQLVYGRTQSAFSEDGLVIGAGLEDLGKGLRSQVGTMYATKAKGARYLEMAEGYILSIGLDADNEIIGYKFVHLGKMMDMIKKGVDPKEAYEKNVGQYGRYDEAVKVIDPRHE; encoded by the coding sequence ATGAATTACTCACATGAAGTTGAAAATATGTGTGTTGTAAAAAAGGGTCCTAATCACGGTCCTGCTCCAATACCTGAAGAAGGCAGATGGGTAAAGGCAAAAGAAGTCAAAGATATATCCGGTTTGTCACACGGTATAGGCTGGTGTGCTCCACAGCAGGGAACATGTAAGTTGACATTGAACGTTAAGGAAGGAATTATCGAAGAATCTCTGGTTGAAACTATCGGATGTTCTGGAATGACTCACTCGGCAGCAATGGCAGCTGAAATCCTTCAAGGTAAAACAATTCTTGAAGCTTTGAACACTGACCTTGTCTGTGATGCTATAAACGTGGCTATGAGAGAAATATTCAAGCAGTTGGTATATGGAAGAACTCAATCTGCTTTTTCAGAAGATGGTCTTGTAATAGGTGCCGGCCTTGAGGATTTAGGTAAGGGCTTGCGTTCACAGGTTGGAACAATGTACGCAACAAAGGCAAAGGGTGCTAGATACCTTGAGATGGCCGAAGGATACATACTTAGTATTGGACTTGATGCCGATAATGAAATAATCGGTTACAAGTTTGTACACCTTGGAAAAATGATGGATATGATCAAAAAGGGTGTTGACCCTAAGGAAGCTTATGAGAAGAATGTAGGTCAATACGGAAGATATGACGAAGCTGTTAAAGTAATAGATCCAAGACATGAATAA
- a CDS encoding ATP-dependent Clp protease ATP-binding subunit — protein sequence MYQRFTEKAERAIGFSQQAAVDLGHNYVGTEHILLGLVKEGTGVAARVLQGQGITEEKILKEIEELIGKGDAEGTQPVGFTPRTKRVLELAFKEARRMGQGYIGTEHLLLGIMKEGESVAVRILMDLGVDPQKLLNELVKILTEETPGSNGSAKGNSSNSNTPTLNQFGRDLTDMARDGKIDPVIGRDKEIERVIQILSRRTKNNPCLIGEPGVGKTAIAEGLAQKIVEGNIPEILSNKRVVTLDLSSMVAGAKYRGEFEDRLKKAMEEIRKAANVILFIDELHTIVGAGAAEGAIDASNILKPSLARGEIQVIGATTLNEYRKHIEKDAALERRFQPITVGEPSKEEAVEILKGVRDKYEAHHRVKITDDALEAAVKLGDRYITDRFLPDKAIDLIDEAASRIRLKTFTAPPDLKEMEERVEKLGKEKEDAIRCQEFEKAARIRDDEQKLKSELEKIRDQWHQKNQTKTDTVTEDDIADIVASWTGIPVRRLAEEESERLLKMEDTLHKRVIGQDEAVKSISKAIRRGRVGLKDPKRPVGSFIFMGPTGVGKTELCKALAEAMFGDEKSMIRVDMSEFMEKHSVSKLVGSPPGYVGYDEGGQLTERVRRKPYSVLLFDEIEKAHPDIFNILLQILEDGRLTDSQGRVVDFRNTIIIMTSNVGARTITEPKRLGFSASNDESAKNYEDMKSNVMSELKKMFRPEFLNRIDDIIVFHPLSKENIKEIVRLMLDVLVNRLKANEIIMEVSEEAMGYLAQKGFDPVFGARPLRRAIQSMVEDKLAEDMLEGKVKAGDSIRIDLDGENIVVIKK from the coding sequence ATGTATCAACGTTTTACAGAAAAGGCAGAGAGGGCTATAGGATTTTCCCAGCAGGCTGCCGTAGATTTGGGGCATAATTATGTCGGTACTGAACATATACTCTTAGGACTTGTAAAAGAAGGAACAGGTGTTGCAGCAAGGGTACTTCAAGGTCAGGGAATAACCGAGGAGAAAATTCTCAAAGAGATTGAAGAACTTATCGGAAAAGGAGATGCCGAGGGAACACAGCCTGTAGGGTTTACTCCCAGAACAAAGAGAGTGCTCGAGCTTGCTTTTAAAGAGGCAAGAAGAATGGGACAGGGCTACATTGGTACGGAGCATCTGCTTTTAGGGATTATGAAAGAAGGAGAAAGTGTTGCAGTCAGGATTCTGATGGATTTGGGAGTAGACCCCCAAAAGCTTCTGAATGAGCTTGTTAAAATTCTTACGGAAGAGACTCCGGGTTCCAACGGGTCTGCAAAGGGAAACAGTTCAAACTCAAATACACCGACCTTGAACCAGTTTGGCAGGGATTTAACTGATATGGCAAGAGACGGGAAAATTGACCCTGTTATAGGGCGAGACAAGGAAATTGAAAGGGTTATTCAAATCCTTAGCAGAAGAACCAAAAATAATCCATGTTTAATAGGGGAGCCTGGGGTAGGTAAGACTGCCATAGCAGAAGGTCTGGCCCAAAAAATTGTAGAGGGAAATATCCCCGAGATTTTAAGCAACAAGAGAGTTGTTACCCTTGATTTATCCTCAATGGTTGCAGGTGCAAAGTACAGAGGTGAATTTGAAGACAGGCTTAAAAAGGCAATGGAAGAAATCAGAAAGGCGGCAAACGTCATATTGTTCATTGATGAGCTGCATACAATAGTAGGTGCAGGAGCAGCTGAAGGTGCAATTGATGCATCAAACATACTCAAGCCATCCCTTGCAAGAGGTGAAATTCAGGTTATAGGTGCAACCACCTTAAATGAGTACAGAAAACATATAGAAAAGGACGCAGCTCTTGAAAGAAGATTTCAACCTATAACCGTAGGGGAGCCTTCCAAGGAAGAGGCTGTTGAAATATTAAAGGGCGTTCGTGATAAGTATGAGGCACACCATAGGGTAAAGATTACCGATGATGCACTCGAAGCCGCAGTCAAGTTGGGGGACAGATATATAACAGACAGATTTCTGCCGGACAAGGCTATTGACCTGATTGATGAGGCGGCTTCCAGAATAAGGCTAAAAACCTTTACGGCTCCGCCAGATTTAAAGGAAATGGAAGAGAGGGTTGAAAAACTAGGTAAGGAAAAAGAAGATGCCATCAGATGTCAGGAGTTTGAAAAAGCCGCAAGAATAAGGGATGATGAGCAAAAGCTAAAAAGTGAGCTGGAAAAGATAAGGGACCAATGGCATCAGAAGAATCAAACCAAGACAGATACTGTTACTGAGGACGATATAGCAGATATTGTTGCCAGTTGGACAGGTATACCTGTAAGACGTCTTGCCGAAGAAGAATCCGAAAGACTCCTGAAAATGGAGGATACACTCCACAAGCGTGTAATCGGTCAGGATGAAGCGGTAAAATCAATATCAAAAGCTATCAGAAGGGGACGTGTAGGACTGAAAGACCCAAAACGACCGGTTGGATCATTTATATTTATGGGCCCCACCGGAGTAGGTAAGACTGAGCTTTGTAAAGCATTGGCAGAAGCAATGTTCGGCGATGAAAAGTCAATGATTCGTGTTGATATGTCCGAGTTCATGGAAAAGCACAGCGTGTCCAAACTGGTAGGTTCACCTCCGGGCTACGTAGGCTATGACGAGGGCGGGCAGCTTACTGAAAGGGTAAGAAGAAAGCCGTATTCAGTCCTTCTGTTTGATGAAATAGAAAAGGCACATCCCGATATTTTCAATATACTGTTACAAATACTTGAGGATGGCAGACTTACCGATTCACAGGGGCGTGTGGTCGATTTCAGAAATACCATAATAATCATGACATCGAATGTGGGTGCTAGGACAATTACTGAACCTAAAAGACTTGGATTCTCAGCTTCAAATGATGAGAGTGCAAAGAATTATGAGGATATGAAGAGCAATGTAATGAGCGAACTTAAAAAGATGTTCAGGCCGGAGTTCCTTAACAGGATTGATGATATAATTGTTTTCCACCCGTTAAGCAAGGAAAACATAAAAGAAATTGTACGCCTCATGCTGGATGTTCTTGTAAATAGACTCAAGGCTAATGAAATAATAATGGAAGTTAGTGAAGAGGCCATGGGATATCTGGCACAAAAGGGCTTCGACCCTGTGTTTGGAGCAAGACCTTTAAGACGTGCAATTCAAAGTATGGTAGAGGATAAGCTGGCAGAAGACATGCTTGAAGGAAAGGTCAAAGCCGGAGATAGCATCAGAATAGACTTAGACGGAGAAAATATTGTTGTTATTAAAAAGTAA
- a CDS encoding CtsR family transcriptional regulator — protein sequence MASLSDLIEAFIKQMIADTNGSIELQRNELANQFNCVPSQINYVISTRFTADRGYYVESRRGGGGHVKIKRVNISIPGNYLMHIVSSMRSSISQQSAEVFINNFVDYEVISEREGFLMKAAVSDKVLGGLSMPDRDIIRASLLKNMIMSLLV from the coding sequence GTGGCAAGTTTAAGTGATTTGATTGAGGCTTTTATAAAGCAAATGATAGCGGACACAAACGGCTCAATAGAACTGCAGCGTAACGAACTTGCAAACCAGTTTAACTGCGTTCCGTCCCAGATTAACTATGTTATATCTACAAGATTTACCGCAGATAGAGGTTACTACGTTGAGAGCAGGCGTGGCGGCGGCGGGCATGTAAAAATAAAGCGTGTCAATATAAGTATACCCGGAAACTATCTTATGCATATAGTATCTTCAATGCGTTCAAGTATATCTCAGCAATCGGCAGAAGTGTTTATTAACAATTTTGTAGATTATGAGGTTATAAGTGAAAGAGAAGGATTTTTAATGAAAGCCGCTGTCAGTGATAAGGTCTTAGGGGGATTATCCATGCCGGACCGGGATATCATAAGGGCATCACTGCTTAAAAATATGATTATGAGCTTATTGGTTTAA
- a CDS encoding GGGtGRT protein — MVRFEGYERRIAQIEKCLAEYGFKSLEEVKDLCTSKGIDVDSIVRGVQPIAFENAVWAYTLGCGIALKKGAKDAAEAAEAIGLGLQAFCIPGSVADSRQVGIGHGNLAAMLLKEETKCFCFLAGHESFAAAEGAIGIAKTANKVRKEPLQVILNGLGKDAAYIISRINGFTYVETDYDFATNTLNVVKTKAYSNGDKSKVRVYGANDVLEGVAIMMKENVDVSITGNSTNPTRFQHLVAGTYKKWSNENNKKYFSVASGGGTGRTLHPDNMAAGPASYGLTDSMGRMHGDAQFAGSSSVPAHVEMMGLIGMGNNPMVGATVAVAVAIEESTK; from the coding sequence GTGGTAAGATTTGAAGGTTATGAAAGAAGAATAGCTCAAATAGAGAAGTGTTTAGCTGAGTACGGCTTTAAGAGCCTTGAAGAAGTAAAAGATCTCTGTACTTCAAAGGGTATAGATGTAGATAGTATAGTTAGAGGAGTTCAGCCAATAGCATTTGAAAATGCAGTATGGGCTTATACTCTAGGATGCGGTATAGCACTCAAAAAGGGTGCTAAGGATGCGGCAGAAGCTGCTGAGGCTATAGGACTTGGACTTCAAGCTTTCTGTATCCCAGGTTCAGTTGCTGATTCAAGACAAGTTGGTATAGGCCATGGAAATCTTGCAGCAATGCTTTTAAAAGAAGAAACAAAATGTTTCTGCTTCCTGGCAGGACATGAATCCTTTGCGGCAGCTGAAGGTGCTATTGGTATAGCAAAGACAGCTAACAAGGTTAGAAAAGAACCTCTCCAGGTTATATTGAACGGACTTGGAAAAGATGCTGCTTACATAATTTCAAGAATAAACGGTTTTACATATGTTGAAACTGACTATGATTTTGCAACAAACACTCTTAATGTTGTTAAAACAAAGGCTTACTCCAACGGAGACAAGTCAAAGGTCAGAGTTTACGGTGCTAATGATGTTCTAGAAGGCGTAGCTATTATGATGAAGGAAAACGTTGATGTTTCCATCACAGGTAACTCAACTAACCCGACAAGATTCCAGCACCTTGTTGCAGGAACTTATAAGAAATGGTCAAACGAGAATAACAAAAAATACTTCTCAGTTGCTTCAGGTGGAGGAACAGGAAGAACATTGCATCCTGACAACATGGCTGCAGGACCTGCTTCATACGGCTTAACCGATTCAATGGGTAGAATGCATGGAGATGCTCAGTTCGCTGGTTCATCTTCAGTTCCTGCTCACGTTGAAATGATGGGACTAATCGGAATGGGTAACAACCCAATGGTTGGTGCTACTGTTGCTGTTGCGGTTGCAATTGAAGAAAGCACAAAGTAA
- a CDS encoding DUF2935 domain-containing protein gives MLSREEYIRLSLELNLFFGRIAKEHSIFIESSFTSKNSKLAQEADDFKIQFERLLAETISLANGVVSPDIVISRELVTPYTLNAERVSQFYTGIPINISLTQAESSLQGNADMMPVPMLEQRVFMLNQKAINLTTALAQFKSRILNDVLACKLFTTNYPLLLDHILREAKFYLRTLSRLQNREDIATAKDLIEQEVFWNRIMAEHSKFIRGLLDPTENDLINTANKYGREFDELTREAIKATEQTNLLPEVTIDSLNATKGLRDFKATGTKGLIECKIKAIAYPLLGDHVLREANHYIRILQKS, from the coding sequence ATGCTATCAAGAGAGGAATATATTCGATTATCTCTGGAACTGAACCTCTTCTTTGGGAGAATCGCAAAAGAACATTCGATTTTTATAGAGAGTAGTTTTACCAGTAAAAATTCAAAACTAGCTCAAGAGGCAGATGACTTCAAAATCCAATTTGAAAGGCTATTAGCCGAGACAATATCACTGGCAAATGGTGTCGTTAGCCCTGATATAGTCATATCAAGAGAGCTTGTAACTCCGTATACTCTAAATGCCGAACGCGTATCACAATTTTATACCGGGATACCGATTAATATTAGTCTGACGCAGGCAGAATCAAGTTTACAGGGAAATGCTGATATGATGCCGGTGCCAATGCTGGAACAAAGAGTTTTCATGTTGAACCAAAAAGCAATTAACTTAACCACTGCATTAGCACAATTCAAATCTAGAATACTGAATGATGTTCTTGCCTGCAAGCTCTTTACAACAAATTATCCTCTATTGCTGGACCATATTTTGAGAGAGGCTAAATTTTATTTAAGAACACTATCAAGGCTGCAGAATAGAGAAGATATTGCGACAGCAAAAGATTTGATAGAACAGGAAGTATTCTGGAATAGAATTATGGCCGAACATTCAAAATTTATCAGAGGATTACTGGATCCAACAGAGAATGATTTAATTAATACTGCTAACAAATACGGAAGAGAGTTTGATGAACTGACGAGGGAAGCTATAAAGGCTACTGAGCAAACTAATCTTCTCCCAGAAGTTACAATTGATAGCTTAAATGCTACAAAGGGATTAAGAGACTTTAAAGCAACGGGTACAAAAGGTTTGATTGAGTGCAAAATAAAGGCTATTGCATACCCTCTTCTCGGTGATCACGTTCTCCGTGAAGCAAATCACTATATAAGAATACTTCAGAAATCTTAA